AATGCACGCGCTATTGAGAGGCAGCTGGAGATATTAAAAGAAATGGGCTGCAACAGCATAAGAACCTCACACAATCCCCCTGCTCCTGAATTGTTAGACCTATGTGATCGAATGGGATTCATTGTCATTGATGAAACCTTCGATGTATGGGCAAAAAAAAAGGTTGACAACGATTATTCCAGGTGCTGGGAAGAGTGGCATATACGAGATCTGACCGACCATCTTCTTCGCGATCGTAACCACCCTTCTGTCTTTTCTTGGAGTATCGGAAACGAAATATTGGAACAATGGGATTCCACGGGTATATTTATAGCTAAGGAGCTTGCTGCTATCGTAAAAAAATATGCCCCCGAAATGCCGGTTACATCAGGACTTAATGATCCTGAACCTCACAATTACATCATCAAATCGGGGGTTCTCGATCTCATTGGATTTAATTATCACCATCAAACATTTGAACAATTTCCTGAAAAATTTAATGGTGAAATTTTTATAGCTACAGAAACCAATTCTTCATTAAGTTCGAGGGGAATGTATGATATGCCCAGCGACAGTATCCGCATTTGGCCAGACAGATGGGATGTGGCATTTTATGAAGGAAATCCGGATAACAGCTGTTCTTCATATGATAACTGCATGGCGCCTTGGGGATCGACGCATGCTGATACGTGGAAGCTGATCAGGAAACATGATTTTTTATCAGGTCTGTTTATTTGGACAGGTTTCGATTATTTAGGCGAACCGACACCATATCAATGGCCATCACGTAGCAGTTACTTTGGTCTGATTGATCTTGCCGGTTTTCCAAAAGATTCCTACTTTATGTATCAAAGTGAATGGACCGATAAACCAGTCCTGCATATATTCCCACACTGGAATTGGATAAAAGGGCAAACAATTGACGTTTGGGCATATACAAATTTTGATGAAGTAGAATTATTTATTAATGGCAAATCACAGGGATCCAAATCTAAGCAAGGCGATGACCTTCATATTCAGTGGCAGGTCACATTTGAACCGGGCAGTCTTAAAGCAAAAGGGAAAAACAAGACTGGTGAAATAATGGAGGTAATTATTAACACTGCCGGATCACCTGCCAAACTAGAATTAATAGCTGACAGAGATAATGTTAAAGCGGATGGTACTGATCTTGCTTTTATCACCGTTAATGTATTAGATAATGAAAACAACCTGGTCCCTTATGCAGATAACCTGATACATTTTGAAGTTCCGGATATGGTTTCCATTGCAGGGGTGGATAACGGGTGTCAAACCAGTCATGAACCTTTCAAGGCAAATTATCGAAAAGCTTTTAATGGTAAATGCCTTTTAATAGTACAATCAAAGAATATTGAGGGATATCCGATTATCAAAGCCACATCTGAAGGGCTGAAACCGGCAATTGTTAAACTGGCAGTGAAGTAGTTTTCCCCTGGAAAAACCATTTTGGTTTGTAACGGAGAGTAAATTCTATTGTGAATGTTTCCAGATTTTTTCAATTTCTTCGAGACTTTTTCCTTTGGTCTCCGGAACGAAACGCCATACAAAGATAGCCGCCAGGATTCCCATGAAACTGTATATCCAATATGCAAATCCATGGTGGAAGTGATAGGTTAACCAGCTGTTGTCGTTTAATACAGGGAAGGTCCAGGAAACAAGCAGATTTGCAATCCACTGGGCCGCAACTGCAAGCGCCATTGCTCCCCGGATTGAGTTCGGAAATATTTCAGAGAGCAGGACCCAGGTCACAGGCCCCCATGACATGGCAAATCCGGCTATATACATCAACATGAAGATTAATGCCGTAATACCTGAAGTCTGCGTATAGAAAACCATTCCAAGTGCAAACATCGACAATGCCATAGCTATCGCACCAATGATCATTAGGATCTTCCGGCCGAAGCGATCGACGGTGACAATGGCAACTACTGTGAACAATAAGTTAATGGTTCCTACAATAATGGTTTGCAATAAGGCGGAATCGGTCCCTTCACCAAGCGTCCTGAAGATCTCGGGCGCGTAATACAAAACAACATTGATACCGACAAACTGTTGAAAAACGGAAAGCATTATGCCAATAATTATGACTGCCCAACCAAAATGAAGCCAAGATCTTGACTGGGTTTTAAAAGAATCCTTTATAGAATCAAGAATACCGGCGACCTCGTGAGCACCATTGATTTTCTTAAGGACTGCAGCCGCTTTTTCTTCTTTGTTGATCATAACTAAGTACCTTGGTGTTTCCGGGACAAATAACAAGGCCAGGAGAAAGATTACGATCGGGACAAGTTCCGATGCAAACATCCAGCGCCAGCCAATTGTATCTATCCATTCCTGCGGCTTACCCAAAGCAATAAAATAATTTACAAAATAAATAACCAGCATTCCGAAAATGATGGCAAACTGGTTCCATGACACGAGCTTGCCCCTCATTCGTGCAGGTGAGATCTCGGCAATATACATCGGAGCCAGCATCGAAGCAAGTCCTACACCAATGCCACCAATAATACGATAAATGATGAATGAAATTATATCCTGGGTACCAAAAACATTTAACCGCTCAGGTAAAGCTGATCCAATAGCTGATATGGCAAAAAGGAATGCGGCCAGCAGCATACCTTTTTTTCTTCCCAGGGTTGTACTGACCCTGCCTGCCAGTGCTCCGCCAATGATACATCCGACCAGCGCACTTGATACTGTGAATCCTTTGATGGAGTTAATCATTGTCTCATCAATCGTCACCGGCCGGGCGTAATAAAGAACAGCAGTCAAAATGATGATCGACATGAAAATCGCAGCAATCCATATCGCTTTTTTTCGCTTGTACATCCTGAACAACAAGCTGGAAAGGATCAGGGAAATCGATAACAATACCAGGATGATCAACATTCGGTATTGAACTACAATCTGGTCAGCCTGGTAAGAGTTATCAGACAGGCCATCCAGGAAGAATGCCTGAAGTGACTTGACAGTTCCTGATATGACTGCTGTATCGTAACCGAAAAGCAGGCCGCCCAGTGTGGCGGTGAAAGTGATGGCAGCAACATACCACTTACTGCCCTGATTTTCATCTGTCAATTTACTACTCATCATTTATATTACTTAAACATAAAGGTTTATAATCGCTTCCATAAGTTCCTGTTTACCACTCTTTAATTTGATTACGCCTTGATTTATAGCGAACTCTCTTAAGCCTTCCAGAGTCAGGTTTCCATCTTCAAATTCTTTTCCTTTGCCATTGTCAAAGGAGGAGTACCTGTGCTCTTTAAGTTTTTTATAGTCAGAATTTGACAGGATGCCCGAGGCAGCGATTAAGGCGCGGGCAAAAGCATCCATACCAGCAATGTGCGCGATAAACAAATCCTCTTTATCTGTTGAATTCCTTCGGGTTTTAGCATCAAAATTGATTCCACCCTTTCCCAGGCCACCGGCTTCAAGTATTACCAGCATTGCTTCAACGAGCTCATAAATATTAATGGGGAACTGGTCGGTATCCCAACCATTCTGGTAATCACCCCTGTTTGCATCAATAGAGCCCAGCAGGTTCGCGTTTGCCGCTACCTGTAACTCATGCTGAAATGTATGACCGGCAAGGATCGCATGGTTCACCTCAAGATTCAGTCTGAAGTCAGAGTCCAGGCCATACTCCCTTAGAAAGCCTATAACCGTTGCTGCATCAAAATCGTATTGGTGTTTGGAAGGTTCGGCTGGTTTGGGCTCGATAAGAAATGTACCTTTAAAACCATTTCTTCGCCCGTAATCACGAGCCATCTCCAGGAATTTTGCCAAATGATCCAATTCCTTTTTCATATCGGTATTTAGCAGGGAAAGATAACCTTCGCGGCCACCCCAGAAGACATAATTAGTCCCGCCCAGTTCTATCGTCGCATCTATGGCATTCTTAACCTGAACTGCAGCTTGTGCAACCACATTAAAATCGGGGTTAGTGGCTGCACCGTTCATATAGCGTGGATGAGAAAAAAGATTGGCTGTGCCCCATAATAATCGTTTTCCAGTCTCCGCCTGCTTGTTTTTCGCGTATTTAACAATAGACTGTAACAATTTTTCTGATTCAAGGATTGTTTCAGCTTCATCGACAAGGTCAAAATCATGAAAACAATAATAATCTATTCCTGATTTTACCAGGAATTCAAATGCCGCATCCATCCTGGCTTTTGCCCTATCCAGAGGATCTGATATGTCATCCCAGATATAATTTATAGTCCTCTTTCCGAATGGATCTTCGCCGGTTCCGCGGAAGCTATGCCAATAAGCCATGGCAAACCTGAGGTGTTCTTTCATAGGTTTGCCGTCGACCATGCGATCTGGATCAAAGTAATGAAATGCCAGGGGATTTTTAGAAGATTGCCCTTCAAACTTGATTTTGCTGATATCTTTAAAGTATTCTTTTTGCATTTTAAGGGATTTTGTCGATTTATATATAATATTCACTCCTGATAAGATTCATGAGAATATCTTTCCAATTATGATAAGCTTCAATGAGTAGTATATTCTTCTGTGGCTTCACTACTTCAAGAATTTCCAGATTGCGAAAGGCTTCCCGTGCATTGCTATAATAACCAGTTCCAAGGCCTGCGCCACGGGCTGCGCCTTCAGCACCATTAGTTTTGTACAACTCAATTCTTGCTCCGGAGATATCCGCCAGTGATTGCCTGAAAACTTTGCTCAGAAACATATTGGCCTTCCCGGCCCGGATAACTTTTTTATCAAGACCCATGCCGGCCATGATCTCCATTCCGTAAAACATGGCGAAAACGATACCTTCCTGCATAGCCCTAAACATATGACCCCTGTGGTGAATATTTATATTGAGTCTGAAGATGGAAGCCCCGATATTTTTATTCTGCAAAATTCTTTCAGCCCCGTTTCCAAAAGGAAATACCCTAAGTCCTTCTGCACCGGCCGGTACATTTGAGGCAATTTCATTCATTTCCTCATAGTTTAAGCTATTGCCGGTAAGTTGATGTTTTGCCCAGGCATTCAGTATACCAGTTGAATTAAGACATATTAGTACACCATAACGAGGATTTTCTGAAGTATGGTTGACATGGAGGAATGTGTTCACTCTTGATAAAGGGTCATAACACTTATTTCCCGTCACTCCATAAACCACTCCGGAGGTACCCGCTGTAGCTGCAATCTCTCCCGGTTCCAGTATGTTTAAAGAGAAAGCATTGTTGGATTGGTCCCCGGCCCGGTAAGCAACCGGTATTCCTTTTTTTAATCCGAGTTCTCTGGCAATTTCCTCAGTCAATCGCCCTTGATCTGAAAACGTATCTACTTGTTCCGGGATCATCAACTTACTTATATCATAATAATGAAGTAATTTGTCGGAAAGTTTATTTTCCTCGAAATCCCAGAAGATACCTTCTGACAGGCCGGATGAAGTTGTGTATATCTCACCGGTCAGGCGATAAGCAATATAATCGCCGGGGAGCATGATCTTATTTATCCGCTCGTAATTTTCCGGTTCATAAAGTTGCACCCATCGCAGCTTGGAAGCCGTAAAGTTACCCGGTGAATTCAGTAAATGTGAAAGGCAATATTCCTCGCCGAGATCCCGGAAAGCTTTGTCACCAATACCGGTCGCTCTGCTATCGCACCAGATAATTGAATTTCTGACAAGCCTGCCTGATTTATCTAAAGCAACCAAGCCGTGCATTTGGTAAGTTATCCCTATGGCCCCGACACTATGTAAATTGCCTGAATAACCTTCTTTGAGCAAAAGTATTGCCTTTTTTAAATTGATCATCCAGACTTCAGGATCTTGTTCGGCCCAATCCTTATTTTTGGATATGATCTGCATTTCGTCAGGAGGGTAAGAGGCAGTTGCCATTGATATACCTTGGTCGGCATCAAATAAGCTCACTTTTATCGAAGAACTGCCAATATCAATTCCAAGAAACAACATACTAACATGATGGATTTATTAACAAAGAAAAGTGAATAAGGCAATTTTATGCTGGATAATTAGGACAAAATATATAATTATTATGGCAAATATAAATTGTATATCTTCAGCCAAAAGTGGACAAATTTAAGAGTAAATTTAGGGTGGGAAAATTCACCTTGAAATAAGAAAACAGATAGCTATCTTTTCAAAGAAAATAAAGTACTAATACGAATAGAAAATATGAAAAAGCGTTTCCTGCACATCAGCCAGATAACCAGCCTGTTATTCGTGGCATTAATGGTTTCATGTAACCATGCACAGTATAAAACAACTCCTGATGGGCTCATTGTGTATGTGAAGCACCAGGGAGAGAAAATCGATCATGCTGTTCGTTTACAGGTAATTACGAACAACATTATCCATGTTTCCTCATTACCTGGTGAATTATTTAAAGATATGAAAAGCCTGATCGTACTGGATTCTCTTCCGTCACGACCGGAATTTACCGTCAGCGAAGAAGGGGAATCCGTGATACTGAAAACTGCGTTGATTCGGGCACAGATAATGATGAATACAGGCGAGGTCATATTTATGGATCCCCAGGGCAATGTTATCCTTGCTGAAAAATCAGGCGGAGGTAAAGACTTCGAAACAATTACACTTGACCAAAAAGAGTACCTTTCTATAATACAGCGATTTGAAACACGAGAGGATGAGGCCCTTTACGGATTGGGTGCAAATCAGACTTCATACCTGAACCTGAAAGGAAAAGACGCGGACTTGTTTCAATACAACACCCAGGCAGTTGTTCCTTTCCTCATCTCTTCCAGAAATTATGGTATACTATGGGATAATTACTCCAGGACCAAATTCGGGGATGTGCGCGAGCTAATGGAATTGTCAGGATTAAAACTTTACGATAAGGATGGTAATGAAGGGGGTTTGACGGCAGTGTACGCCGACAGAAATGACCTGAAAAAAGTCTTTCTCACTCGCAAGGAAAAGGAAATCAATTACCAGTTCATTCCTGACCTTGTAAAATTTCCTGAAGGCTTTAATCTCGGGGAAGGAGCTGTTTCATGGGAAGGAGCCATCGAGTCAAATGAGACAGGCATTCATAAGTTCATGTTTACCTCTGCAGGCTATGCAAAACTGTGGATTGATGGGATACTGCTGTTTGATCGCTGGCGCCAGTGCTGGAATCCCTCCTCCAACCGGTTTGAATTTCCCATGGAAGCCGGTAAAAAATATAGCCTGAGAATCGAGTGGATCCCGGACGGCGGCGAATCTTATATCACGTTGAAATATTTGACACCTCTGCCTGCTGAAGAACAAAACAGGATCACGTTGTTTTCTGAAGCTGCTGATCAGATTGATTATTATTTCATTGCCGGTCAGAATATGGATGAGGTGATCAGCGGCTATCGCACCCTCACCGGTAAAGCCCCGGTGATGCCCAAATGGGCCATGGGTTTCTGGCAAAGCCGGGAGCGTTATCAAACACAGGACGAGCTCCTGGATGTGATGCGCGAATTCAGAAAAAGGAATATCCCTATCGATAACATTGTCCTCGACTGGCAGTACTGGCCGATCGACAAGTGGGGCGACCACAATTTTGAGGCTTCCAGGTTCCCTGACCCTGCAGGAATGATGAAACTGCTGCACGATTCTTTGAACGCACACCTCATGATTTCAGTGTGGGCGAAATATTATAAAGGGACAGAAAATTTCGAAGAAATGGATAATAAAGGCTGGTTATACAGGCTTAATGTTGAGAAGGACCGGAAAGACTGGCTGGGCTATGTTTCCACGTTCTATGATGCCTACAATACCGATGCTCAAAAGGCCTTCTGGGACCAGATCAATGCCAAACTGTTCAGTAAAGGCGTTGACGCCTGGTGGCTCGATGCCACCGAGCCCGATATTTGTTCCAACCTGCCTATGGATGAACGTAAAGCGCTGATGAATCCCACAGCCCTAGGTCCCGCAGCTAAATATTTCAACGCCTTCTCACTAGAGCAATCCAAGGCCGTGTACGAGGGACAACGTAAAACCGATCCCGGCCAAAGAGTGTATATTCTCACGCGGTCTGCCTTCGCGGGTTTACAACGATATGCAGCGGCCAACTGGAGTGGCGACATTGCAGCCCGCTGGCATGACATGGCAGCCCAGATCCCATGTGGGCTGAACTTCTGTATCTCAGGAGTCCCATACTGGACCATGGACATTGGGGGATTCGCAGTAGAAAACAGGTATATGAATCCAACGGAGAACGACCAGGAAGAATGGCGTGAATTAATGACCCGATGGTACCAGTTCGGCACATTCGTACCCATCTTTCGCTCACATGGACAATACCCATACCGCGAAATTTTTAATATTGCACCTGAAAACCACCCCGCGTATCAGGCAATGCTATCTTATGATGTGCTGCGTTACCGGCTGATGCCTTACATCTATTCGCTCGCGGGACAAACCTGGCTGAACGATTACACCATCATCCGCCCTTTGGTCATGGATTTTGGAAGCGATAAAAATGTCCTCAACATTCTGGACCAATACATGTTTGGCCCAAACCTTCTGATCAATCCTGTTTGCAGGTATAAATCCCGTGAACGTGAGGTTTACCTGCCGTCCGCCAGTGGGTGGTACGACTTCTATACCGGCCGTTATTACCAGGGTGGACAAACCATAAATGCCCAGGCGCCATTACAATATATCCCAATCTTTGTCAGGGAAGGTGCAATCTTGCCTGTCGGTCCACATATTCAATATGCAGCTGAAAAACCTGCAGATCCTGTCACCTTTTTTGTTTTCAGTGGTAAAGACGGACAGTTTTTACTTTACGAAGATGAAAATATCAATTACAATTATGAAATAGGCGCCTTTGCGACAATTTCATTCAGATATGACGAATCTTCCAAAATCCTGAACATCGGCAGGCGTGAAGGGAGATTTGACGGTATGCTTGAAAAAAGGACATTTAATGTTGTTGTCGTATCTACAGACAAACCAGAAAAATTAAAATTCGACGGAATACCTGACAAAGTAATATCATACGACGGAACGGAACTAAAGATTGATCTTTCTGATCTGTAAACATTGACTTATCATCTAATAATCATCCATCATGAAAAGGATAATTCATATTCAATATTATAGTTCCTTTAGGCTCTTCCATTTACTTCATACGCTGACCAAATTGACCAGTCTGCGTCGATTTAAAATACCAGAGTAACTTCCCATCTGTCAACAGAATTAGATGGTCGATTTGCTTCAGCGTGGACTTGTAAAATCATCAGCTCTGTCCACTAGTCGGGCAACAATGAAATCTCTATGCAACAGATAATAAGATGTTTAGAGATTTTTATCTTAGAAATGTTTAAACAAAGTTGAAACATTTTGTATTATTATTGAAAACCCATCTACTTTCCATTTGAATAATGGACATCTGAAATCCGATATTTTATATTTATTTCTTCATGCTTTTCGAAAGCTTTTTTATGGCATTTTCGATAGAATTTTCCGGTTCAATGATATTGTGTTCACCCCAGAAATCAACATCTGTAAAATCCTGAACTTTTTCGGTAAAAACCATGTTCGACTTGAAAACTTCCTGGTTTGCAAATTTAATGATATTATCCTCACGCCTGTCTGTAATGGCCACCTCCGACATCACAGTATAGTAATTTTTGAATAGTCGTTTCTTCCAGTCGCAACGGAATTTCAGATCGACGCGCACATAGTTGAGGTAGTATTTGCCGTTTTGTTCTTTATAGGTTACCAGGTAGCTGGTCGAAGTCGGCATAAAGAGCAATCCCATAGGTTTTTTCTGAACAAAAACGCGCGAAGCCTTGGCTTCATCATTGAGATCGAGGCTGAATTCAGCCCGGGTTATTGCCTTGTTATCCTGCGAGATGTAGAGCTTTCCAAAATAAAGCGGCTCTTCTTTTACAATATTAGGCGAGAAGGTAATTACCCAGTTCAGTTTATTATCAATATTTACCATCGACCCAAATTCGAACTGGTAATTATCAAGGTTATCCAAAGCTATGCTGAGGTCGGTATTTTTGACAATATCAAGCAACATCGAAACATTTGGACCACCTTGCAGTTGAACCATAAGGGTATCTGCTTTTTTCACATTGGTACCCTTGCGGCCTTTGTAAATTTTCACTTGGTCGTCCTGCATACTTGAATAAGGAGCTTTATAAATATCAATAACAGCTTCGCAAATTGAAAGATAATCGTGGCGCTGCATGATGGACTCACGGTAGAAGCCGGTCATCATGTTAGGTACTTCACTGTAATTCTTTCTGATGTTTCTAAAAGCCATTTCCACCATTCCGCGTGCATCTTTCGGCACTATAGGTATCTCTTTTAGCTGGATAGGCTGAATCTCAAGATAGAATGTTTTGTCTTTTCCGACTGCTTCACTTATTTTAAACTTTGCTGTTGCATAACTCAGGTGCGATACTTCAAAGTATTCGGCATTGAGCGATGTATTCACTTTTAAAGTGAATTCCCCTTCGGAGTTTGATACTGTTCCAATGCTCGTGTTAGGAACAGTAATTGTGGCAAAACTAACTTTTTCATCGGTTTTGGCGTCCTTCAAAAGTCCATTAACAGTAACAAATGTATTTTGTGCTAAAGTTATAACATATGTCGTAAAAAGCAGAAATAATATGCTAATACGGATCAGATTCTTATTGAATGTTTTCATGGCTGTGGATGTCATTTTAAGTGTTTGAGAGAAGGTCGGGGTGAAATGCACTATGGAAGAATAAATGGTGAATGGAATGAGTTTCTTAATCAGAAAACTGGTTTCATATAAAAGCCTTTAATGATCTCTTCTAAACCGATGTCCATTTTATCCTTCCTTATTTGTTGCTGCACTTCATAATGATATTGTTCATCCATCAGGCGTTGCTGCTCTCTCAGGAATTTTAATTCTGATTCAGTATAATCCTCAGGGATTGCAGTTGAATTTCTGCCGCCCTTGAAATTATAATTGCAACCTTTCTCATTATTCTGTATTGAAATAATTTCATAGTGCAACAGCCCTTGCCCGGAATTGCAAATCGTTGGCAAGATAGTATCAGCCATTGTATGTCTCAGGCTTGCTTTAGGCAGTTTCAGGATAAACTCATCATTTTGGAGGGTTGCCTGGGCAATTTCCTCCTGGGAATAGGAGTTAAGATCAATACCTAAAAAAATAGTGATCCACACAAGAACCACCAAACCGGTAATAGAAACTCTTTTTTTCATGACATTTAAGTTAAAACAAAGTTATGCCACGAATAGGGAAATTAAGACTTGATTTTCAGCTACAAAGATAGTGATTTTTTGAGGAGAAAGCAAGGGGAAAGGCAAATAATTATAA
This genomic stretch from Bacteroidales bacterium harbors:
- a CDS encoding DUF4982 domain-containing protein is translated as MKKLMINAGKIITNILVSAALFFLCSCSKEVEITREKTDFNHAWKFELKDSSSYSKVEYNDIHWRSLDLPHDWSIEGTFSKDNPAGIGGGALPGGTGWYRKTFRLPESDSLRRIYITFDGVYHNSEVYLNGQLLGIRPNGYISFQYDLSPYLKFGEAQNVIAVRVDNSDQPNSRWYSGSGIYRNVWLEKMHPVHIDLWGTHITSRSVSEKSAQVELSIIIKNTTGEDKEVKVETQILNENENVIAIQSYNVQVNLKNTYELTQKFLINSPELWSIGKPCIYKAVSTLRLSKDKIDVYETPFGIRSFKFDSQKGFILNGQPIKICGVCNHHDLGALGTAINARAIERQLEILKEMGCNSIRTSHNPPAPELLDLCDRMGFIVIDETFDVWAKKKVDNDYSRCWEEWHIRDLTDHLLRDRNHPSVFSWSIGNEILEQWDSTGIFIAKELAAIVKKYAPEMPVTSGLNDPEPHNYIIKSGVLDLIGFNYHHQTFEQFPEKFNGEIFIATETNSSLSSRGMYDMPSDSIRIWPDRWDVAFYEGNPDNSCSSYDNCMAPWGSTHADTWKLIRKHDFLSGLFIWTGFDYLGEPTPYQWPSRSSYFGLIDLAGFPKDSYFMYQSEWTDKPVLHIFPHWNWIKGQTIDVWAYTNFDEVELFINGKSQGSKSKQGDDLHIQWQVTFEPGSLKAKGKNKTGEIMEVIINTAGSPAKLELIADRDNVKADGTDLAFITVNVLDNENNLVPYADNLIHFEVPDMVSIAGVDNGCQTSHEPFKANYRKAFNGKCLLIVQSKNIEGYPIIKATSEGLKPAIVKLAVK
- the xylE gene encoding D-xylose transporter XylE, encoding MMSSKLTDENQGSKWYVAAITFTATLGGLLFGYDTAVISGTVKSLQAFFLDGLSDNSYQADQIVVQYRMLIILVLLSISLILSSLLFRMYKRKKAIWIAAIFMSIIILTAVLYYARPVTIDETMINSIKGFTVSSALVGCIIGGALAGRVSTTLGRKKGMLLAAFLFAISAIGSALPERLNVFGTQDIISFIIYRIIGGIGVGLASMLAPMYIAEISPARMRGKLVSWNQFAIIFGMLVIYFVNYFIALGKPQEWIDTIGWRWMFASELVPIVIFLLALLFVPETPRYLVMINKEEKAAAVLKKINGAHEVAGILDSIKDSFKTQSRSWLHFGWAVIIIGIMLSVFQQFVGINVVLYYAPEIFRTLGEGTDSALLQTIIVGTINLLFTVVAIVTVDRFGRKILMIIGAIAMALSMFALGMVFYTQTSGITALIFMLMYIAGFAMSWGPVTWVLLSEIFPNSIRGAMALAVAAQWIANLLVSWTFPVLNDNSWLTYHFHHGFAYWIYSFMGILAAIFVWRFVPETKGKSLEEIEKIWKHSQ
- the xylA gene encoding xylose isomerase, with protein sequence MQKEYFKDISKIKFEGQSSKNPLAFHYFDPDRMVDGKPMKEHLRFAMAYWHSFRGTGEDPFGKRTINYIWDDISDPLDRAKARMDAAFEFLVKSGIDYYCFHDFDLVDEAETILESEKLLQSIVKYAKNKQAETGKRLLWGTANLFSHPRYMNGAATNPDFNVVAQAAVQVKNAIDATIELGGTNYVFWGGREGYLSLLNTDMKKELDHLAKFLEMARDYGRRNGFKGTFLIEPKPAEPSKHQYDFDAATVIGFLREYGLDSDFRLNLEVNHAILAGHTFQHELQVAANANLLGSIDANRGDYQNGWDTDQFPINIYELVEAMLVILEAGGLGKGGINFDAKTRRNSTDKEDLFIAHIAGMDAFARALIAASGILSNSDYKKLKEHRYSSFDNGKGKEFEDGNLTLEGLREFAINQGVIKLKSGKQELMEAIINLYV
- a CDS encoding FGGY family carbohydrate kinase; translation: MLFLGIDIGSSSIKVSLFDADQGISMATASYPPDEMQIISKNKDWAEQDPEVWMINLKKAILLLKEGYSGNLHSVGAIGITYQMHGLVALDKSGRLVRNSIIWCDSRATGIGDKAFRDLGEEYCLSHLLNSPGNFTASKLRWVQLYEPENYERINKIMLPGDYIAYRLTGEIYTTSSGLSEGIFWDFEENKLSDKLLHYYDISKLMIPEQVDTFSDQGRLTEEIARELGLKKGIPVAYRAGDQSNNAFSLNILEPGEIAATAGTSGVVYGVTGNKCYDPLSRVNTFLHVNHTSENPRYGVLICLNSTGILNAWAKHQLTGNSLNYEEMNEIASNVPAGAEGLRVFPFGNGAERILQNKNIGASIFRLNINIHHRGHMFRAMQEGIVFAMFYGMEIMAGMGLDKKVIRAGKANMFLSKVFRQSLADISGARIELYKTNGAEGAARGAGLGTGYYSNAREAFRNLEILEVVKPQKNILLIEAYHNWKDILMNLIRSEYYI
- a CDS encoding DUF5110 domain-containing protein, whose translation is MKKRFLHISQITSLLFVALMVSCNHAQYKTTPDGLIVYVKHQGEKIDHAVRLQVITNNIIHVSSLPGELFKDMKSLIVLDSLPSRPEFTVSEEGESVILKTALIRAQIMMNTGEVIFMDPQGNVILAEKSGGGKDFETITLDQKEYLSIIQRFETREDEALYGLGANQTSYLNLKGKDADLFQYNTQAVVPFLISSRNYGILWDNYSRTKFGDVRELMELSGLKLYDKDGNEGGLTAVYADRNDLKKVFLTRKEKEINYQFIPDLVKFPEGFNLGEGAVSWEGAIESNETGIHKFMFTSAGYAKLWIDGILLFDRWRQCWNPSSNRFEFPMEAGKKYSLRIEWIPDGGESYITLKYLTPLPAEEQNRITLFSEAADQIDYYFIAGQNMDEVISGYRTLTGKAPVMPKWAMGFWQSRERYQTQDELLDVMREFRKRNIPIDNIVLDWQYWPIDKWGDHNFEASRFPDPAGMMKLLHDSLNAHLMISVWAKYYKGTENFEEMDNKGWLYRLNVEKDRKDWLGYVSTFYDAYNTDAQKAFWDQINAKLFSKGVDAWWLDATEPDICSNLPMDERKALMNPTALGPAAKYFNAFSLEQSKAVYEGQRKTDPGQRVYILTRSAFAGLQRYAAANWSGDIAARWHDMAAQIPCGLNFCISGVPYWTMDIGGFAVENRYMNPTENDQEEWRELMTRWYQFGTFVPIFRSHGQYPYREIFNIAPENHPAYQAMLSYDVLRYRLMPYIYSLAGQTWLNDYTIIRPLVMDFGSDKNVLNILDQYMFGPNLLINPVCRYKSREREVYLPSASGWYDFYTGRYYQGGQTINAQAPLQYIPIFVREGAILPVGPHIQYAAEKPADPVTFFVFSGKDGQFLLYEDENINYNYEIGAFATISFRYDESSKILNIGRREGRFDGMLEKRTFNVVVVSTDKPEKLKFDGIPDKVISYDGTELKIDLSDL
- a CDS encoding carboxypeptidase-like regulatory domain-containing protein, producing the protein MKTFNKNLIRISILFLLFTTYVITLAQNTFVTVNGLLKDAKTDEKVSFATITVPNTSIGTVSNSEGEFTLKVNTSLNAEYFEVSHLSYATAKFKISEAVGKDKTFYLEIQPIQLKEIPIVPKDARGMVEMAFRNIRKNYSEVPNMMTGFYRESIMQRHDYLSICEAVIDIYKAPYSSMQDDQVKIYKGRKGTNVKKADTLMVQLQGGPNVSMLLDIVKNTDLSIALDNLDNYQFEFGSMVNIDNKLNWVITFSPNIVKEEPLYFGKLYISQDNKAITRAEFSLDLNDEAKASRVFVQKKPMGLLFMPTSTSYLVTYKEQNGKYYLNYVRVDLKFRCDWKKRLFKNYYTVMSEVAITDRREDNIIKFANQEVFKSNMVFTEKVQDFTDVDFWGEHNIIEPENSIENAIKKLSKSMKK